The following are from one region of the Paenibacillus sabinae T27 genome:
- a CDS encoding ferredoxin codes for MAKYTWVEKDTCIACGACGATAPDIYDYDDEGLAEVIYEADANRGITDIPEDLFDDLQDAADGCPTDSIKISDTPFNKEG; via the coding sequence ATGGCTAAATACACTTGGGTTGAGAAGGACACCTGCATCGCATGCGGAGCTTGCGGCGCTACGGCCCCGGACATTTATGATTACGACGATGAGGGACTGGCTGAGGTTATCTACGAAGCGGACGCTAACCGCGGTATTACGGATATCCCGGAAGATCTGTTCGATGATTTGCAGGATGCAGCTGACGGCTGCCCGACGGACTCGATCAAAATTTCCGATACGCCTTTTAACAAGGAAGGCTAA
- a CDS encoding L,D-transpeptidase, with protein MKNSQYLKQYVQKHPENKMAWYLLGKEYKKNGQDGKANYCFNQAGGVYEAFEQSKVPGDMLREYEEGLLRSARERERRTGAARKLLLSLSLLLLVLTPAAAIAPGKDSGPLGRKPDTAQSSGLPDFSEDRHDGPGKQSGSKTAGVDSLRFTAGEAGGGPSARDLAGILGSGSGGRAPSLIAVLGMQRSGKWLLWKERLPVVYTVDRQVNGRTMIQSFDAAACACEPPDAGPLKEKAAGWQERQEQLAVLWSALNGFRAAKGRLPESLAELAGDFPGNWLAGTTPLMKRAFGPLKSIAAERAGRAAQGSEALAPAAEQNAEAAAASAGNGGAEMPFLSRPLAILIDKQKHRLAVTSGGILIRSYEVGLGGNRTPEGSFVITDKVVNPNGHDNGEFGSRGMQLSDTNYAIHGTNEAGSIGKDESLGCIRMKRADIEELFDLVPKGTRVQIVKGGLLPDETLRPEKTFSLNAAGNQTNPRKEYHWLN; from the coding sequence ATGAAAAATTCGCAGTACCTCAAGCAGTATGTGCAGAAGCACCCCGAAAATAAAATGGCGTGGTACTTGCTAGGGAAGGAATATAAGAAGAACGGGCAGGACGGGAAGGCGAACTACTGCTTCAATCAGGCCGGGGGCGTATACGAAGCCTTCGAACAGAGCAAAGTGCCGGGAGATATGCTCCGAGAGTATGAGGAAGGGCTGCTTCGGTCGGCGCGCGAGCGGGAACGGCGGACAGGCGCCGCGCGAAAGCTGCTGTTATCCTTGTCGCTGCTGCTGCTTGTTCTGACGCCGGCCGCGGCTATCGCGCCGGGTAAAGATTCGGGACCGCTTGGCCGGAAGCCTGACACGGCTCAGTCTTCCGGCCTGCCGGACTTTTCCGAAGACCGTCATGATGGTCCCGGGAAGCAAAGCGGCTCGAAGACAGCGGGGGTGGACAGCCTTCGCTTCACCGCCGGTGAGGCGGGCGGCGGGCCGTCAGCGCGCGATCTGGCGGGAATACTCGGAAGCGGAAGCGGCGGCCGGGCTCCTTCGTTGATAGCCGTGCTGGGCATGCAGCGATCGGGGAAGTGGCTTCTTTGGAAAGAGCGGCTTCCTGTCGTTTATACGGTGGATCGTCAGGTCAACGGACGGACGATGATCCAGTCATTCGATGCCGCGGCCTGTGCTTGTGAGCCGCCGGATGCCGGGCCGCTCAAGGAGAAGGCAGCCGGCTGGCAGGAGCGGCAGGAACAGCTCGCCGTACTCTGGAGCGCGCTGAACGGATTTCGCGCTGCCAAAGGCCGTCTTCCGGAATCGCTGGCCGAGCTGGCCGGAGATTTCCCGGGCAATTGGCTGGCCGGGACGACTCCGCTGATGAAGCGTGCGTTCGGGCCGCTGAAATCGATAGCGGCGGAACGGGCCGGGCGGGCCGCGCAAGGTTCTGAGGCCTTAGCGCCGGCGGCTGAACAGAATGCGGAAGCGGCGGCGGCATCAGCAGGCAATGGCGGGGCGGAGATGCCGTTCCTGTCCCGCCCGCTCGCCATTCTCATCGACAAGCAAAAACACCGCTTGGCGGTAACCAGCGGCGGGATTCTAATTCGGAGCTATGAAGTAGGTCTTGGAGGAAACCGGACGCCCGAAGGCAGCTTCGTCATAACCGATAAGGTCGTGAATCCGAACGGACATGATAACGGGGAATTCGGCAGCAGGGGGATGCAGCTGTCAGACACCAACTACGCCATCCACGGCACCAATGAAGCAGGCAGCATAGGCAAAGACGAATCCCTGGGCTGCATTCGAATGAAGCGGGCCGATATCGAGGAGCTGTTCGATCTTGTTCCCAAAGGAACCCGTGTGCAAATCGTCAAAGGGGGTCTTCTGCCTGACGAAACGCTGCGTCCGGAGAAAACTTTCTCCCTGAACGCTGCCGGGAATCAGACTAACCCCCGTAAAGAGTACCACTGGCTGAATTAA
- a CDS encoding quinone-dependent dihydroorotate dehydrogenase yields MLYRNIAKPFFFNMDPEAAHHLVIGGLEKAAALPGGRSALRLMYGVPETPELAVDLFGLHFHTPVGLAAGLDKNAQAVPGFSSIGFGFMEVGTVTPKGQSGNEQPRLFRLPSDEALINRMGFNNEGAEAMARRLKPETRRSIPVAVNIGKNKTTPNEEAHEDYRKCIRTLYPYGDFFVVNISSPNTPDLRSLQHGSELSRLLSEVKEEMELQRKATGVKKSILVKIAPDVSESELEYMVHALTESGMDGIIATNTTISREGLTHEKASETGGLSGKPLRDRSTEVISAIYRQTKGKLPIIGSGGIFTPQDAYDKIRAGASLVEIYTALIYEGPEVNRRIHTGLRNLLRRDGFRHISEAVGADVQL; encoded by the coding sequence GTGCTGTATCGAAATATTGCTAAACCTTTTTTCTTCAACATGGACCCGGAGGCAGCACACCATCTCGTAATCGGGGGACTGGAAAAAGCGGCTGCCCTGCCGGGAGGACGCTCGGCTCTGCGCCTTATGTACGGCGTCCCGGAGACGCCGGAGCTGGCCGTCGACCTGTTCGGCCTCCATTTTCATACGCCAGTGGGGCTTGCGGCCGGACTGGATAAGAACGCCCAGGCGGTGCCCGGATTTTCTTCCATCGGCTTCGGCTTTATGGAGGTCGGCACGGTGACGCCGAAGGGTCAGTCGGGAAATGAACAGCCGAGGCTGTTCCGCCTGCCGTCTGATGAAGCGCTTATCAACCGGATGGGCTTTAACAATGAAGGCGCGGAAGCGATGGCGCGTCGTCTGAAGCCGGAAACCCGGCGGAGCATTCCGGTGGCGGTGAATATCGGCAAGAACAAGACGACACCCAATGAAGAAGCGCACGAGGATTACCGAAAATGCATTCGTACGCTGTATCCGTACGGTGATTTTTTTGTAGTGAATATCAGCTCGCCGAATACGCCGGATTTGCGCAGTCTTCAGCACGGAAGCGAGTTGTCCCGTCTGCTGTCCGAAGTCAAGGAAGAGATGGAGCTTCAGCGCAAGGCAACCGGCGTCAAGAAGAGCATTTTGGTCAAAATCGCTCCCGATGTCAGCGAATCCGAGCTGGAATATATGGTGCACGCGCTGACAGAATCGGGAATGGATGGTATCATAGCTACCAACACGACGATTAGCCGCGAGGGGCTTACGCATGAGAAGGCATCGGAGACCGGAGGACTCAGCGGGAAGCCGCTGCGGGACAGATCAACGGAGGTAATCTCCGCGATCTACCGCCAGACGAAGGGAAAGCTGCCGATTATCGGCTCGGGCGGCATTTTTACTCCCCAGGACGCCTATGACAAGATACGGGCTGGCGCCAGCCTGGTCGAAATTTATACGGCGCTTATCTACGAAGGTCCTGAGGTAAATCGCAGAATCCATACTGGTTTACGGAATCTTTTGCGGCGGGACGGGTTCCGGCATATATCCGAGGCTGTGGGCGCGGACGTCCAATTATAA
- a CDS encoding GTP pyrophosphokinase, with protein sequence MDGRDWGIFLLPYEQTVEELKVKFKTMRAELKKREEYTPIEFVTGRVKRLSSILEKAKRLNVRMEDLEQGIEDIAGIRIMCQFVEDIRRVAEMIRARKDLEVLYEKDYITNYKESGYRSFHMIIKYPVQTALGLKIVLAEIQIRTLAMNFWATIEHSLNYKYRESLPDEIRLRLKTAAEAASILDSEMSSIREEILEAQKTFEENSNTTTQVLHAIHQLYFYHLVNEAIRSQEEFNEIWQRQDMEAMKELLLRVRAMISEAKKGDLPDGL encoded by the coding sequence ATGGACGGCAGGGATTGGGGCATTTTTTTGCTTCCTTATGAACAGACAGTAGAAGAGCTAAAGGTCAAGTTCAAAACGATGCGCGCGGAACTCAAAAAACGCGAGGAATATACGCCGATCGAATTCGTCACCGGCCGGGTGAAGAGGCTCTCCAGTATTTTGGAAAAGGCGAAGCGCCTTAATGTGCGGATGGAGGATCTGGAGCAGGGAATTGAGGATATCGCGGGCATTCGGATTATGTGCCAATTCGTTGAGGATATCCGGCGTGTAGCGGAAATGATCCGCGCCCGCAAAGACCTGGAAGTGTTATATGAGAAGGACTATATTACCAATTACAAAGAGAGCGGCTACCGCAGCTTCCATATGATCATCAAATATCCGGTACAGACGGCGCTCGGGCTAAAAATTGTGCTGGCCGAAATTCAAATCCGCACCTTGGCGATGAATTTCTGGGCGACCATCGAGCATTCCCTAAACTATAAATACCGGGAAAGCCTGCCGGATGAAATTAGACTGCGCCTGAAGACGGCGGCGGAGGCTGCTTCGATACTGGATTCCGAGATGTCCAGCATCCGCGAAGAGATTCTGGAGGCGCAGAAGACGTTTGAGGAAAATTCCAATACGACGACCCAGGTGCTTCATGCGATACATCAACTGTACTTCTACCACCTTGTCAATGAAGCCATCCGCAGTCAGGAAGAATTCAATGAAATCTGGCAGCGCCAGGACATGGAGGCGATGAAAGAGCTGCTGCTCCGCGTGCGCGCCATGATTTCGGAAGCGAAGAAAGGCGATTTACCGGATGGTTTATGA
- a CDS encoding DUF309 domain-containing protein, which produces MVYDRLYVAYLVYFNRDRDYFECHEVLEELWLSKERDPLYKALLQVAVGLYHFRNGNVRGALIMLEGAASRLRQYPDVTLGIHLTKLIRETEDYARKLKEYEQKPFPYYDLTIDIADEKLAEAVETASPDIKPNIPQRRGPCRQQSCRR; this is translated from the coding sequence ATGGTTTATGATAGGCTGTATGTTGCTTATCTGGTCTATTTTAACCGGGACCGCGATTATTTTGAGTGCCATGAGGTTCTGGAGGAACTGTGGCTCTCCAAGGAGCGCGATCCGCTGTACAAGGCGCTGCTTCAGGTCGCTGTCGGACTGTATCATTTCCGCAACGGCAACGTGCGCGGCGCCTTGATTATGCTGGAAGGGGCGGCCTCAAGACTCCGTCAGTACCCGGATGTGACGCTAGGCATTCACCTAACTAAGTTGATTCGCGAGACCGAAGACTATGCCCGGAAGCTTAAGGAATACGAGCAGAAGCCGTTCCCCTACTACGATTTGACGATCGACATCGCGGATGAGAAGCTGGCGGAAGCCGTTGAGACCGCATCGCCTGACATCAAGCCGAATATCCCCCAGCGGCGGGGGCCCTGCAGACAGCAGTCCTGCCGCCGCTGA
- a CDS encoding RsmB/NOP family class I SAM-dependent RNA methyltransferase: MAVQLPRSFSERMRDLLGREYEAFAETYGEIPHTGVRVNTLKIPVEGLQRLAPFRMEPIPWCPTGFYTAEGARPGKHPYYHAGLYYIQEPSAMAPVELLGVMPGDRVLDLCAAPGGKSTQIAAKLQGRGMLVSNDLNAERTKALAKNLELCGARNAVVLNESPERIAAAFPGFFDRILIDAPCSGEGMFRKDEDMVRQWDESTPAKYAGMQRDILQAAARALKPGGTLVYSTCTFSPEENEGSIAEFLAGHSQFSVVPAGGTGFFSPGFPPLPGTARLWPHKVKGEGHFIAVLRREDAEGADTMAGTPPDGPSLPAAPRRENSGRTVVSRKDKAQEGRSGGRASGRNGSRGRNAAVLSEDGMMAAYAEFAAEQLGWQPEGFPILFGEHLYMSPLPREALDGLKTVRPGWYMGQVRNNGRFIPGHPLATALTPQESRRSLSLAGEGAEAVSYLKGETLSIPADRLRLAPGAAPKGYVLVCIDEYSVGWGKWQDGMLKNEYPAGWRWT, encoded by the coding sequence ATGGCGGTACAACTTCCGCGCTCCTTCTCCGAGCGGATGAGGGACCTGCTTGGACGGGAGTACGAAGCATTTGCGGAGACGTATGGGGAGATTCCTCATACCGGCGTCCGCGTTAATACATTAAAAATTCCGGTGGAAGGGCTGCAGCGGTTGGCCCCTTTTCGCATGGAACCGATTCCCTGGTGCCCCACGGGATTCTATACGGCCGAAGGAGCAAGACCCGGCAAGCACCCTTATTATCACGCCGGCCTTTACTATATTCAGGAGCCGAGCGCCATGGCCCCTGTAGAGCTGCTTGGCGTCATGCCGGGCGACCGGGTGCTGGACCTGTGCGCCGCTCCCGGCGGGAAGTCGACCCAAATTGCCGCGAAGCTGCAGGGCCGGGGCATGCTGGTCAGCAATGACCTGAATGCCGAACGGACCAAGGCTCTCGCCAAGAATCTGGAGCTGTGCGGCGCGAGAAACGCGGTCGTCCTGAACGAGAGCCCGGAGAGGATCGCCGCGGCGTTCCCCGGATTTTTCGACCGCATTCTGATCGATGCTCCATGCTCGGGTGAGGGCATGTTCCGCAAGGATGAGGACATGGTCCGGCAGTGGGACGAGAGCACGCCGGCCAAATATGCCGGCATGCAGCGAGACATTCTGCAGGCGGCGGCCCGCGCGCTGAAGCCCGGCGGCACATTGGTCTACTCGACCTGCACGTTCTCGCCGGAGGAGAATGAAGGGAGCATCGCCGAATTTTTGGCGGGGCATTCGCAGTTTTCGGTCGTTCCGGCCGGCGGGACAGGCTTCTTCTCGCCCGGATTTCCGCCGCTTCCGGGCACGGCGCGTTTATGGCCCCACAAGGTGAAGGGCGAGGGGCATTTTATCGCTGTGTTAAGGCGTGAAGATGCTGAGGGAGCGGATACTATGGCCGGAACGCCGCCCGATGGCCCGTCCCTGCCGGCGGCGCCGCGCCGGGAGAACAGCGGCCGGACAGTCGTCTCCCGCAAGGACAAGGCTCAAGAAGGCCGGAGCGGAGGCCGCGCTTCCGGCAGGAATGGAAGCCGGGGACGGAATGCGGCCGTTCTATCGGAGGACGGTATGATGGCAGCATACGCGGAGTTTGCAGCGGAACAGCTGGGCTGGCAGCCGGAAGGCTTCCCGATCCTGTTCGGGGAGCATCTGTACATGTCTCCGCTGCCGCGTGAAGCGCTGGACGGCCTGAAGACGGTGCGTCCCGGCTGGTACATGGGGCAGGTACGGAACAACGGACGGTTCATCCCCGGCCATCCCCTGGCCACCGCGCTGACTCCGCAGGAAAGCCGGCGCAGTCTGTCGCTTGCCGGTGAAGGAGCGGAAGCGGTCTCCTATCTTAAAGGGGAGACGCTATCTATTCCGGCGGACCGCCTGAGGCTCGCTCCCGGCGCAGCCCCCAAGGGCTACGTGCTCGTCTGCATTGACGAATACAGCGTGGGCTGGGGGAAATGGCAGGACGGCATGCTCAAGAACGAATATCCCGCAGGCTGGAGGTGGACATAG
- a CDS encoding pseudouridine synthase: MSKTKGGQGRTQRLDKVLSHIGFGSRSELRKLAKQGLITVNGTVVKDSGAHVDPYADKIEVAGEAVHYREHIYLMMNKPPGVLSATEDKRDRTVLDLLEERYAVFEPFPVGRLDKDTVGLLLLTNDGKLAHELLSPRKHVPKTYEAVVEGDVGPEDVAAFAEGVELDDGYVTLPAQLVILGRERGKQVISRISLTITEGKFHQVKRMFQAVGKKVIFLKRVSMGNLALDESLPEGACRELTKAELALLGAEI; this comes from the coding sequence ATGTCCAAGACAAAAGGCGGCCAAGGCCGAACGCAGCGGCTGGACAAGGTGCTGTCCCATATCGGCTTCGGCTCGCGCAGCGAGCTGCGGAAGCTGGCGAAGCAGGGGCTTATCACGGTAAACGGCACGGTCGTTAAAGACAGCGGCGCGCATGTCGATCCCTACGCAGACAAGATCGAGGTGGCCGGAGAGGCGGTTCATTACCGTGAGCATATTTATCTCATGATGAACAAGCCGCCCGGCGTGCTGTCGGCGACGGAGGATAAACGGGACCGGACCGTGCTGGATCTGCTGGAAGAGCGCTATGCGGTGTTCGAGCCTTTTCCCGTAGGGCGGCTTGACAAAGATACGGTGGGGCTGCTGCTGCTTACGAATGACGGGAAGCTTGCCCATGAGCTGCTGTCGCCGCGCAAGCATGTGCCGAAGACGTACGAGGCGGTTGTGGAAGGCGATGTCGGCCCGGAAGACGTGGCGGCTTTTGCCGAAGGAGTGGAGCTGGATGACGGTTATGTGACCCTGCCTGCGCAGCTGGTCATTCTGGGGAGAGAGCGCGGGAAACAAGTCATTTCGCGAATCTCCCTCACGATAACCGAAGGGAAGTTTCATCAGGTGAAAAGAATGTTTCAGGCTGTCGGTAAAAAAGTCATCTTTTTAAAAAGAGTCTCGATGGGCAATTTAGCTCTCGACGAGAGCCTGCCCGAAGGAGCCTGCCGGGAGCTGACCAAAGCGGAGCTTGCGCTGCTTGGCGCGGAAATTTAA
- a CDS encoding Cof-type HAD-IIB family hydrolase, translating to MKYKLIALDVDGTLLNDDHFLSPENKEAVAEVTRQGGRVVLCTGRNPKNAFPIMEEMGLTGHVLADNGAVTVRVEDQKVIHQYEMDGRGLDPYIRYCRERDIHFDVNTAFELYVDNVEYLTQEARFMYEHLELVPASLPAWEEFREPIVKFTVFSTADKMDEAQREWNTWLQTFNIQRSGEFFVDLMHPEASKGNALKQLAKQLGIRQEEVLSIGNYYNDISMLAFAGLGIAMDNSPLEVKAAADVITGTNNENGVSEALIKYCLS from the coding sequence ATGAAATACAAGCTGATAGCGCTTGATGTGGACGGTACGCTGCTGAACGACGATCACTTTTTAAGCCCCGAGAACAAGGAGGCGGTTGCAGAGGTTACCAGGCAGGGCGGCCGGGTCGTACTCTGTACGGGAAGAAACCCGAAGAATGCTTTTCCGATAATGGAGGAGATGGGGCTGACCGGCCATGTGCTTGCGGACAATGGCGCCGTTACCGTGCGGGTGGAGGACCAGAAGGTCATTCATCAATACGAGATGGACGGGCGCGGACTTGATCCGTATATTCGCTACTGCCGCGAGCGCGATATCCATTTTGACGTGAATACTGCTTTTGAACTCTACGTAGATAATGTGGAGTACTTAACGCAAGAAGCCCGATTTATGTATGAGCATCTCGAGCTGGTTCCTGCATCGCTTCCGGCCTGGGAGGAATTCCGCGAACCGATTGTGAAATTCACTGTGTTTTCCACGGCGGACAAGATGGACGAAGCCCAGCGGGAATGGAATACTTGGTTACAAACGTTCAATATTCAGCGCAGCGGCGAGTTTTTCGTCGATTTAATGCACCCGGAAGCATCCAAGGGCAATGCGCTGAAGCAGCTGGCGAAGCAGCTTGGCATTCGTCAGGAGGAAGTGCTGTCCATCGGCAATTATTATAACGATATTTCGATGCTTGCTTTTGCGGGACTCGGAATCGCCATGGACAATTCCCCGCTGGAAGTCAAAGCAGCCGCCGACGTCATCACCGGAACCAACAATGAGAATGGCGTATCCGAGGCGCTTATTAAATACTGCCTGTCCTAA
- a CDS encoding sporulation protein YjcZ, translating into MDTVYGGFTSTGAILVLFILLVIISRSFFI; encoded by the coding sequence ATGGACACAGTTTACGGAGGCTTCACTTCGACCGGAGCGATTCTGGTACTGTTTATTCTGCTAGTCATTATTAGCCGCTCGTTCTTCATTTAG
- a CDS encoding RsmB/NOP family class I SAM-dependent RNA methyltransferase, translating to MNKEMLPAAFTARIQEMLGNETDAFLDTYSTPRTQGLRLNLLKTEIDSGRNAADQAVRLFGLQPVPWCPGGYYYEEPARPGRHPYHEAGLYYIQEPSAMSAAELLAPRPGETVLDLAAAPGGKTTHIASLMGRQGLLVSNEIHPERAKILAENVERSGIMNALVTSAAPGELASRFPEAFDRIMLDAPCSGEGMFRKDPDAINEWSPEHVELCASRQWDIVQDAYTMLKPGGRLVYSTCTFNTKENEELISRLTANYPDLELLAVKRLWPHREKGEGHFVALLAKGADLCPDNASFSAQDSTRRRGRAGKGRTGGQAEASAQAAFRQFLEWAAAEVPGFRPEGVPVLFGDSLYLLPASFGDSFSPELLKGLRIPRAGLHLAHLKKNRIEPAHALAMALRPEQAARVFSLNSDSPEARSWLRGESLAVPDDLRGWTLVTVDGLPLGWGKASAGQLKNHYPKGLRLP from the coding sequence ATGAATAAGGAAATGCTGCCCGCCGCTTTTACAGCGAGAATCCAGGAGATGCTGGGAAACGAAACGGACGCCTTTCTGGATACCTATTCAACGCCGAGGACCCAAGGCCTGCGGTTGAACCTGTTAAAAACCGAGATAGATTCGGGACGAAACGCAGCGGACCAAGCGGTGAGGCTATTCGGCCTTCAGCCCGTACCCTGGTGCCCCGGAGGCTATTATTATGAAGAACCCGCGCGCCCGGGCCGCCATCCATACCATGAGGCCGGATTATACTATATTCAGGAGCCGTCGGCCATGTCCGCCGCCGAGCTGCTGGCTCCCCGACCCGGTGAGACTGTGCTGGACCTCGCCGCAGCGCCCGGGGGCAAGACCACTCATATCGCTTCCCTAATGGGAAGGCAAGGGCTGCTTGTATCGAATGAAATCCACCCTGAACGGGCGAAAATTCTGGCGGAAAACGTGGAGCGCTCGGGAATTATGAACGCGCTGGTCACCAGCGCAGCCCCGGGCGAGCTGGCGAGCCGCTTCCCTGAAGCCTTCGACCGGATAATGCTGGACGCCCCTTGCTCCGGGGAAGGCATGTTCCGCAAGGACCCGGACGCCATTAACGAATGGTCGCCGGAGCATGTGGAGCTGTGCGCTTCCAGACAATGGGATATTGTTCAGGACGCATACACCATGCTGAAGCCGGGCGGCCGGCTGGTCTACTCCACCTGCACGTTCAATACGAAAGAGAATGAAGAGCTCATTTCGCGCCTTACGGCAAACTATCCCGATCTGGAGCTGCTTGCAGTCAAGCGGCTGTGGCCGCACCGTGAAAAAGGTGAAGGGCATTTTGTGGCGCTGTTGGCCAAAGGCGCAGACTTGTGCCCCGATAACGCTTCCTTCTCAGCACAAGATTCCACGAGACGCAGGGGACGGGCGGGCAAAGGCCGGACGGGCGGACAGGCGGAAGCCTCCGCGCAGGCCGCATTCCGGCAGTTCCTGGAATGGGCGGCAGCGGAAGTTCCGGGCTTCCGGCCGGAGGGAGTGCCCGTTCTGTTCGGTGATTCCCTCTACCTCCTGCCAGCTTCATTTGGAGACTCTTTTTCTCCCGAACTCCTTAAGGGACTGCGTATTCCGCGCGCCGGCCTCCATCTGGCCCACTTGAAGAAAAACCGGATAGAGCCTGCCCATGCGCTCGCCATGGCGCTTCGTCCAGAACAGGCGGCGCGTGTGTTCAGCCTGAACTCCGATAGCCCGGAGGCAAGAAGCTGGCTGCGGGGAGAAAGTCTTGCCGTGCCGGATGACCTTCGGGGCTGGACGCTGGTCACTGTGGACGGGCTGCCGCTGGGCTGGGGCAAAGCCAGCGCCGGCCAGCTCAAAAATCATTACCCGAAAGGGCTGCGCCTTCCGTAG
- a CDS encoding glycosyltransferase family 4 protein, producing MNLLQALFFPPEQPGGVSSMIPYLQERFRSSRWEMELFWLPKRIRGKGSDEIVFETFDWTPYGESPVVQKYIQTYRDYLWWTKLRLNKRYDLIHAHHPIAGLAMKKVFPDVPLVQTVHSSYERELILNGKIAENGLEHQFLTKIYRELEYVSDRLMTVSQSFADYMSHYTNDPSRIQIIPNGFDEKRFKPVAHENAVPQLVTVTRLVPAKGLDILFKACAELKKRGHEYVLHIIGDGPFRAELENLAISLGIYNETIFYGYTLHPEEFMPFFDIFVLPSRAEAFGSVFAEAALSCLALVGTDVGGIPEQIEDGVNGLLVKPDDVDALADALEKVITDPAYRYELSRSAWDKAKNLYSLTRIANELKKTYLQLQTDRKG from the coding sequence ATGAATTTGCTGCAAGCGCTCTTCTTTCCGCCGGAGCAGCCCGGCGGTGTATCCTCCATGATTCCATATTTGCAGGAACGGTTTCGATCAAGCCGCTGGGAGATGGAGCTGTTCTGGCTCCCCAAGCGTATCCGGGGGAAAGGCAGCGACGAAATCGTCTTCGAAACGTTCGATTGGACGCCTTACGGCGAAAGTCCGGTCGTGCAAAAATACATTCAGACGTACCGGGATTATTTGTGGTGGACGAAGCTGCGCCTGAACAAACGGTATGATCTGATTCACGCGCATCATCCGATCGCCGGCTTGGCGATGAAAAAAGTGTTCCCGGATGTGCCTCTCGTTCAGACGGTTCACTCCAGTTACGAACGCGAGCTGATCCTGAACGGGAAAATCGCCGAGAACGGGCTGGAGCATCAGTTCCTGACCAAGATTTACCGGGAACTGGAATATGTCAGCGACCGGCTGATGACGGTGTCGCAGTCCTTTGCGGACTATATGTCTCATTATACAAATGACCCGTCCCGCATCCAAATCATCCCGAACGGGTTCGACGAAAAACGCTTTAAGCCGGTGGCGCACGAAAATGCTGTCCCCCAATTGGTTACCGTTACCCGTCTCGTTCCGGCGAAGGGGCTCGATATCCTCTTCAAAGCCTGCGCCGAGCTGAAGAAGCGCGGCCACGAATACGTGCTGCATATTATCGGCGACGGCCCGTTCCGCGCTGAACTTGAGAATCTTGCGATATCGCTTGGAATATATAATGAAACAATTTTCTACGGGTACACGCTGCATCCGGAAGAGTTCATGCCGTTCTTCGATATCTTCGTGCTGCCTTCCCGCGCGGAAGCCTTCGGCTCGGTATTTGCAGAGGCCGCGCTGAGCTGTCTGGCGCTCGTCGGTACGGACGTCGGGGGCATTCCCGAGCAAATCGAGGACGGTGTCAACGGGTTGCTCGTCAAGCCCGACGATGTAGATGCCTTGGCGGACGCTCTGGAGAAGGTAATCACCGATCCCGCTTACCGCTATGAGCTGTCCCGGTCGGCATGGGACAAAGCCAAAAATCTGTATTCGCTGACCCGCATCGCAAATGAATTGAAGAAGACATATCTGCAGCTTCAAACCGATCGTAAAGGGTGA